The Reinekea forsetii genome contains the following window.
GCAAATAGTCGACCCAAGGCTAAAATGGCAACGACTATCACAAGACCCCGTAACAGGCCAAAAACCACCCCCAACACCCGATCCATTCCGGTCAGGCCGGTCATGCGCACAAACTCACCCAACAGGTGGTTGACTAAGGCGCCGACTATTAGGGTGGCTATAAATAGAATAACAAAGGCCGCCGTATAGCGATGAACATCATTGGCCAGCCAATCGACCATCAGCACGGCCAGCTTATCGCTGAACAAGCGCGCAATCAGCAACGCGGCAACCCAAGATGCCAATGACATGGCTTCCTTGGTAAAACCTCGCTTAATGCTGATCAGTGACGAGACAAGCAAGATGCCTGCGATGATCCAATCGATTAACGTCATAGTCATTCCGGCAGTGAAATCGCGCGCATTCTAACAGGTATCATCATTTTGTGAATGCCTTAAATAATACCCAACCAATAGGTCAATAAATCATTCTCGATAGCGGACAATTAATCCCTGAAGACTGAATTTCGTCTTCACCAGGCCATTGAGTCGGTCCGCTACCTGCTTGGTGGGCACCGGCCCGACAAATACCTGGGTAAAGATGGTGCCATCGGAAAGCAGTTTTTTGCGAATATAGGTCTCGAACTCCGCAGCTCGCAGCTGGTCGCGCAGGACATTGGCTTTGTCAATCTCTCGGAAGCTGGCCACCTGAACCGACCACAATCGAGATTGCGTGGCGCTGCTCGACGCCGGCACGGCGATCGGTGCGCTTGCCGGCGGCTCAGCAACGACCGGTTGCGCGGCCTCAACTGGCTCCGTCGCCACAAGTGCGTCACCGGCTTCGACCCTGGTCTCGAACGCAGACACCGGGCTGGGAAGATTCGATAAATCGGGCACTTTCGGCTTTGGCGGGATCTGGGTGATCTGCACCGGGATACGCCCTTCGGCATCGAACAAGACCGGGGCAATCAGCAGTACGGCGGCGGCCAAGACTAGAATCCCGACGACTCGCTGTTGTAATTTACGTTCCAAATCAGTTCTCCAGCAAATTAAGGGCAGCAGCGACTGTGTAGAAAGACCCGCCGATAAACACCGGCTCGCCGGGAAAGTCCCGATCCAGCTGCGCTAAGGCCAACTCTAGCGTCGCAAATTGCGGGCTGTCGGCACGCCCCGTCGCCAGCGCGAGTTGCTCTGCGCTGCAGCCGCGCGGGCCGGCTAGAGTAACAAAGTTAATCGACAAGGCCCCCTGTGCCAACGCCGAGCAAAAGCCCTTGGCGTCCTTATCCTGGACCATACCCAGCACCAGATGGAATTTTTGTGCACCGAACTGGCGAGCGATGTAGGCCGCAGCATGGGGATTGTGGCCGACATCGAGAATATAGTGTCGACCCCTATGTTCGCGTGACTGCATCCGACCCGCCAGTCGAATTGACTGCAAGGCTACTTGAGCCATCACCGGCGTCAGCGCAAAGGGGGACAGACTGAAGGCTTGCAGGGCCGCGGCAGCATTGGCCAGCGGTATGCTGATCGCGCCAGCATCGAGTTCACCCCCTTGCCACACCAACGTTGCACCGACCACCTTATGGTGATCGCCAAACCGATAGGCCTGGGCGCCGACCTGGTCAATATAGGCGTTAAGGGTTTCTGGTAGGTCGCTCGAACCGAGCACAACAGGACGCTGCGCCCGACAAATACCGGCCTTTTCACGCCCAATGGAAGCCAGATCCGGCCCCAAGAAATTTTGGTGATCCAGACCAATATTGGTAATAACAGCAATATCTGGATCGATAATATTCACCGCGTCCAGGCGCCCGCCGAGCCCGACTTCCAATACCCAGACCGACAATTCGGCCTGTTCAAAGAGCCAAAAGGCGGCCAGTGTGGTGAATTCGAAATAGGACAGACTGGTCTCGGCACGCGCCAACTCAACCGCGCACAGCGCTTGGACTAGCAGGTCATCGCTGACTGGCTGGTTATTGATTTGAATGCGTTCGTTGAAATGAAACAGATGGGGTGAGGAATACCAACCGACCGACTGGCCCGCGGCGCGACTCAGGGCGGCCAGAGCCGCTGTGGTGGTACCCTTGCCATTGGTGCCGGCAACGGTAAACACGAAGGGGGGCCGGTCGCGCTGCAGCAGCCGTGCTGCGACAGCGCTCAGGCGAACCAGACCCAGCTCAATTTCCTGAGGGTGAATGGCCTCTATATACGCAAGCCATTGCGCCAATGGCGACTCAATTGATGGGCGCATTCACAAGCTTTTTCAGCAAACCGGCGAGTCGGGGTCGCATATCATGCCGCGCTACGATCATATCGATTGCACCCTTTTCCAGCAAAAATTCGCTGCGTTGAAAGCCTTCAGGCAGTTTTTCGCGCACCGTTTGCTCGATAACGCGCGGACCGGCGAAACCGATCAAAGCATAGGGTTCTGCCACGTTGATATCGCCTAACAGAGCCAAGGAGGCCGAGACGCCACCAAAACAAGGGTCGAGCATGACCGATACATACGGCACACCGGCTTGGCGCAACTTCTCCAGCACGGCACTGGTTTTGGCCATCTGCATCAGTGAAAACAAGGCTTCTTGCATGCGCGCGCCGCCGGATGTGGCAAAACAGATGAACGGGATGTTCTTCTCTAAGGCAACATTGGCGCCGCGCACAA
Protein-coding sequences here:
- a CDS encoding CvpA family protein, translating into MTLIDWIIAGILLVSSLISIKRGFTKEAMSLASWVAALLIARLFSDKLAVLMVDWLANDVHRYTAAFVILFIATLIVGALVNHLLGEFVRMTGLTGMDRVLGVVFGLLRGLVIVVAILALGRLFALDQFWQDSMVLPYFEPVIRWTGENIQKASGAILSVGGE
- a CDS encoding SPOR domain-containing protein: MERKLQQRVVGILVLAAAVLLIAPVLFDAEGRIPVQITQIPPKPKVPDLSNLPSPVSAFETRVEAGDALVATEPVEAAQPVVAEPPASAPIAVPASSSATQSRLWSVQVASFREIDKANVLRDQLRAAEFETYIRKKLLSDGTIFTQVFVGPVPTKQVADRLNGLVKTKFSLQGLIVRYRE
- a CDS encoding bifunctional folylpolyglutamate synthase/dihydrofolate synthase → MRPSIESPLAQWLAYIEAIHPQEIELGLVRLSAVAARLLQRDRPPFVFTVAGTNGKGTTTAALAALSRAAGQSVGWYSSPHLFHFNERIQINNQPVSDDLLVQALCAVELARAETSLSYFEFTTLAAFWLFEQAELSVWVLEVGLGGRLDAVNIIDPDIAVITNIGLDHQNFLGPDLASIGREKAGICRAQRPVVLGSSDLPETLNAYIDQVGAQAYRFGDHHKVVGATLVWQGGELDAGAISIPLANAAAALQAFSLSPFALTPVMAQVALQSIRLAGRMQSREHRGRHYILDVGHNPHAAAYIARQFGAQKFHLVLGMVQDKDAKGFCSALAQGALSINFVTLAGPRGCSAEQLALATGRADSPQFATLELALAQLDRDFPGEPVFIGGSFYTVAAALNLLEN